The following are from one region of the Rhodospirillales bacterium genome:
- a CDS encoding S26 family signal peptidase, producing MRRPEYVAVVLVMTGLLAAAWTGERRPWLVYNASESAPVGFYLRSAQPAAIGDYILVRADSRLGIEAAARGLVPRGTPLVKRLVAGPGDRVCRHAARLTVNGDLVAAALGHDRAGRPLPAWSSCVRLHAGETFLLQDHPRSFDGRYHGPTPASDLAGRLVRIGSLPRLPGDRP from the coding sequence GTGAGGCGGCCGGAATACGTTGCCGTCGTCTTGGTCATGACGGGGTTGCTCGCGGCCGCCTGGACGGGAGAACGCCGTCCATGGCTCGTCTACAACGCGTCGGAAAGCGCCCCCGTCGGGTTCTACTTGCGGTCGGCCCAACCGGCAGCGATCGGCGACTACATCCTGGTGAGGGCCGACAGCCGACTGGGGATCGAAGCTGCGGCCCGCGGCCTGGTTCCAAGGGGGACACCCCTCGTCAAACGTCTGGTGGCGGGCCCGGGCGACCGGGTGTGCCGGCATGCGGCGCGCCTCACGGTCAACGGTGACCTGGTCGCCGCGGCCCTCGGTCACGATCGGGCGGGCCGTCCGCTGCCGGCCTGGTCGAGTTGCGTGCGTCTGCACGCCGGCGAGACGTTCCTGCTGCAGGATCATCCGCGATCGTTCGACGGTCGGTACCACGGGCCGACGCCGGCGTCCGACCTGGCCGGGCGGCTGGTCAGAATCGGGTCGCTTCCCCGCTTGCCGGGTGACCGTCCCTAA